In the Acidimicrobiales bacterium genome, one interval contains:
- a CDS encoding GTP-binding protein, whose amino-acid sequence MATKDMRLPLTVIGGYLGAGKTTLLNRLLADPDGQRIAVLVNDFGEIDIDGRLLDSATDDVLRLANGCICCTMADGFAETLDIVRGFANRIDRVVVEVSGVGQPHKVAQWGHSPGFSPDGTVVLVDPLSVRDRASDRYVGETILAQVSEADLVVISRTDVAGATELEATEIWLSSATDATVLRAPVPTGVLLGPLLRSVAGNGPSSSRGPVTGAATTPASRSGPTRVSDPEHVTISRRLAGPVTRASIDTWTRARPSGVVRAKGLIRVNDRPDDRTVLQVCGSSSTVTVDGPWDGGDDAVVAIALPGTPRAALVKWLNLLD is encoded by the coding sequence ATGGCCACCAAGGACATGCGCCTGCCCCTCACCGTCATCGGGGGCTACCTAGGGGCTGGTAAGACCACCCTGCTGAACCGCCTGTTGGCCGACCCCGACGGCCAACGCATCGCCGTGCTGGTCAACGACTTCGGAGAGATTGACATCGACGGCCGACTACTCGACTCGGCGACCGACGACGTACTCCGACTAGCCAACGGATGCATCTGCTGCACCATGGCCGATGGATTCGCCGAAACACTCGACATCGTGCGTGGCTTTGCCAACCGGATCGACCGGGTGGTCGTCGAGGTGAGCGGCGTCGGCCAACCCCACAAGGTCGCCCAGTGGGGGCACTCCCCCGGGTTCAGTCCCGACGGGACCGTCGTCCTCGTCGACCCCCTGTCCGTTCGCGACCGGGCCAGCGACCGGTACGTCGGTGAGACCATCTTGGCCCAGGTATCCGAGGCCGATCTTGTGGTCATCAGCCGGACCGACGTAGCCGGTGCTACCGAGTTGGAAGCCACCGAGATATGGCTGAGCAGCGCCACCGATGCCACGGTGCTTCGGGCGCCAGTTCCGACCGGTGTGCTCCTCGGGCCTCTTCTTCGATCTGTCGCCGGGAATGGCCCGTCATCGAGCCGGGGGCCAGTAACCGGCGCCGCGACGACTCCGGCCAGCAGATCGGGCCCGACCAGGGTGTCCGATCCTGAGCACGTGACCATTTCCCGTCGTCTGGCCGGGCCGGTCACCCGCGCCTCGATCGACACCTGGACACGAGCCCGACCCAGCGGAGTCGTCCGAGCAAAGGGCCTCATCCGCGTCAACGACCGACCGGATGATCGCACCGTGCTTCAGGTCTGTGGGTCGTCCTCCACGGTCACCGTCGACGGACCGTGGGACGGTGGCGACGACGCCGTGGTGGCCATCGCCCTGCCCGGTACTCCCCGGGCCGCCCTCGTGAAGTGGCTGAACCTGCTCGACTGA
- a CDS encoding cystathionine gamma-synthase, giving the protein MGGDPLLSGFENPDDYGFETRAVRAGQPHDPRTGGVVTPIALSTTFAQDAVGEPKFGYEYARTGNPTRHAYEECLASLEGASHGFAFASGLAAEDALLRMLEPGDQVLLGDDAYGGTFRLISKVHGATGIRHTAVDLTNPDAIRDSWTPETRMVWLETPTNPLLTVIDIDRVADVVHELGGTVVVDNTFATPYLQRPISLGADAVVHSATKYLGGHSDVVGGFVATSDNRIADHLGFVQNAVGAVPGPFDCYLVLRGMKTLAVRMDRHCTNASTIVEVLVQHPRVSHVLYPGLEGHPGHEIAGRQMDGFGGMVSFRLAGGREAAEKVAVSTEVFTLAESLGAVESLIEHPGVMTHASAAGSALEVPDDLIRISVGIESVEDLVADLERALATA; this is encoded by the coding sequence ATGGGAGGTGACCCCTTGCTTTCGGGATTCGAGAACCCGGACGACTACGGATTTGAGACGCGGGCTGTCCGCGCTGGGCAGCCACATGATCCCCGAACCGGAGGAGTAGTCACTCCGATAGCCCTGTCGACCACGTTCGCCCAGGATGCCGTGGGAGAACCAAAGTTTGGCTACGAATACGCACGGACCGGAAACCCAACCCGGCACGCCTATGAAGAGTGCCTAGCCAGCTTGGAGGGGGCATCGCACGGCTTCGCCTTCGCAAGTGGGCTGGCCGCCGAGGACGCCCTGTTGCGAATGCTCGAGCCCGGAGATCAGGTCTTACTGGGAGACGATGCATACGGCGGAACGTTCCGTCTGATCTCGAAGGTCCATGGAGCCACGGGAATCCGACACACTGCGGTCGACCTGACAAATCCGGACGCCATTCGGGATTCTTGGACACCCGAGACCCGAATGGTATGGCTTGAAACCCCCACCAACCCGCTGCTTACCGTGATCGACATCGACCGAGTTGCCGACGTTGTCCACGAGCTCGGAGGAACCGTGGTGGTCGACAACACCTTTGCCACGCCCTACCTTCAACGCCCGATCTCCCTTGGTGCTGACGCCGTAGTGCACTCGGCGACCAAGTACCTCGGGGGCCACAGCGACGTAGTCGGCGGCTTCGTCGCCACCTCAGACAACCGGATCGCCGACCATCTGGGCTTCGTTCAGAACGCGGTGGGTGCCGTCCCTGGGCCATTTGACTGCTACCTGGTGCTACGGGGCATGAAGACCCTGGCTGTGCGCATGGACCGGCACTGCACCAACGCGTCGACCATCGTCGAGGTTCTAGTCCAACACCCCCGAGTGTCCCACGTGCTCTACCCGGGGCTCGAGGGACACCCAGGTCATGAGATCGCCGGACGACAGATGGACGGCTTTGGAGGCATGGTGTCGTTTCGTCTCGCTGGAGGACGGGAAGCCGCCGAGAAAGTGGCGGTCAGCACCGAAGTGTTCACCCTCGCCGAGTCGCTCGGTGCCGTGGAATCGCTCATCGAGCACCCCGGCGTGATGACCCATGCTTCGGCTGCAGGGTCGGCCCTCGAGGTACCGGACGACCTGATTCGGATCTCGGTGGGTATCGAGTCCGTCGAAGACCTGGTGGCGGACCTCGAACGGGCTCTGGCCACCGCCTAG
- a CDS encoding lysophospholipid acyltransferase family protein, with protein MAGGLGFPWRAAPVPTGIEPPSPDHGLGADYDTGWARRYPARVARAAILESVMRPAMAVLASPARRGLDRLDCLDGSVVFVANHHSHADTPLLLTSIPEPWRHRIVVGAAADYFFSNRMSGAVSALAIGAVPIERSKVGRKSADMARGLIDDGWSILLYPEGGRSPDGWGQEFRGGAAYLAIRCGVPVVPIHLQGTGRILRKGRTLPRPSRTTVTFGDPLTADHDESARAFAVRLQAAVAALGDEATSDWYQARIRAHAGTSPGLTGPDVGAWRRAWALGDRDRSSQRRRRRWPAL; from the coding sequence ATGGCGGGCGGCCTCGGCTTCCCGTGGCGTGCAGCGCCCGTGCCCACCGGTATCGAGCCACCGTCGCCCGACCACGGCTTGGGGGCCGACTACGACACCGGGTGGGCACGTCGGTATCCAGCCCGGGTGGCCAGAGCCGCCATCCTCGAATCGGTGATGCGCCCGGCCATGGCAGTTCTGGCGTCGCCCGCCCGACGAGGCCTCGACCGGCTCGACTGCCTAGACGGTTCCGTGGTTTTCGTGGCCAACCACCACAGTCACGCTGACACGCCGCTGCTGCTGACGTCGATCCCCGAGCCGTGGCGCCACCGCATCGTGGTCGGAGCGGCCGCCGACTACTTCTTCAGCAACCGGATGTCCGGCGCGGTCTCAGCGTTGGCTATCGGCGCCGTGCCCATCGAACGCAGCAAGGTCGGGCGCAAGTCGGCCGACATGGCCCGTGGGTTGATCGACGACGGGTGGTCGATCCTCCTGTACCCGGAGGGCGGTCGAAGCCCCGACGGGTGGGGCCAGGAGTTCCGGGGCGGAGCCGCCTACCTGGCCATCCGCTGTGGTGTACCTGTCGTACCCATCCACCTGCAGGGCACCGGTCGGATTCTGCGTAAGGGACGAACCCTGCCCCGTCCGTCACGCACAACGGTCACGTTCGGTGACCCGTTGACGGCCGACCACGATGAGAGCGCCCGGGCATTCGCCGTCCGCCTGCAGGCCGCAGTGGCCGCTCTCGGCGACGAGGCGACGTCGGACTGGTACCAGGCCCGCATTCGTGCCCACGCCGGCACCTCGCCCGGCCTAACCGGACCCGACGTGGGGGCATGGCGTCGAGCCTGGGCCCTTGGCGACCGTGACCGCAGTTCACAACGTCGCCGACGTCGCTGGCCGGCGCTCTGA
- a CDS encoding cystathionine beta-synthase, whose amino-acid sequence MDLTDLDIADSVLELIGKTPMVRLSRMGAGLACPVVIKLETTNPGGSSKDRPAVAMIDAAEKAGLLAPGGTIIEPTSGNTGVGLAIVAAQRGYKCVFVMTDKVSTEKVSLLRAYGAEVVVCSVAVPPEDPQSYYSTAERLMNETPGAFQPNQYFNPANPQAHYETTGPEIWEQTKGRITHFVAGAGTGGTISGVGRYLKEQNPNVTIVVGDPEGSVYSGGSGRPYLVEGVGEDFWPDTYHPDVVDATVPVSDADSFAMAHRVTREEGLLIGGSGGTAVAAALEVAAGLTADDLVVVLVPDSGRGYLTKVFDDGWMATMGFDRVDGTVISDLLETRVGDLPELIYVSPEDTVRDAALTMRKYGVSQIAVAKGEMPLSAAEVIGSVSELWLMTQSYQSDEILDKPVEDVMQTALPTIGAGEPIDRAAELLEHAPALLVLEGGRPRTIVSRTDLLGFLSPHDERT is encoded by the coding sequence ATGGACCTCACCGACCTTGACATCGCCGATTCCGTCCTTGAACTAATTGGCAAGACGCCGATGGTCCGCCTGTCACGCATGGGTGCCGGCCTGGCCTGCCCGGTGGTCATCAAACTTGAAACCACCAATCCAGGCGGCAGCAGCAAGGACCGACCAGCCGTTGCAATGATCGACGCTGCCGAAAAGGCTGGCCTCCTTGCGCCCGGTGGGACAATCATCGAACCCACATCAGGCAACACCGGGGTCGGTCTAGCCATCGTTGCCGCTCAACGCGGCTACAAGTGCGTGTTCGTTATGACCGACAAGGTCAGCACCGAAAAGGTCTCACTACTACGGGCCTACGGAGCCGAGGTTGTCGTGTGCTCCGTCGCCGTTCCACCCGAGGACCCGCAGTCCTACTACTCGACAGCCGAGCGGCTCATGAATGAAACCCCCGGTGCCTTCCAGCCAAACCAGTACTTCAACCCGGCTAACCCCCAGGCCCACTACGAGACCACCGGACCCGAGATCTGGGAACAAACGAAGGGCCGCATTACACACTTCGTGGCCGGAGCCGGAACCGGTGGAACGATCAGCGGCGTCGGCCGTTACCTAAAGGAGCAGAACCCGAACGTGACCATCGTGGTCGGCGACCCTGAAGGTTCGGTCTACTCCGGGGGATCGGGACGCCCGTACCTGGTAGAGGGGGTGGGTGAGGACTTCTGGCCCGATACCTACCACCCTGACGTGGTCGACGCGACGGTGCCGGTGAGCGATGCCGATTCGTTCGCCATGGCCCACCGCGTCACCCGAGAGGAAGGGCTGCTGATCGGCGGGTCGGGGGGCACTGCAGTCGCCGCAGCGCTCGAGGTGGCTGCCGGGTTGACCGCAGATGATCTGGTGGTCGTACTGGTCCCTGATTCTGGGCGCGGCTACCTGACCAAGGTGTTCGACGACGGGTGGATGGCCACCATGGGATTCGACCGAGTGGACGGCACGGTGATCTCCGACCTCCTTGAAACCCGCGTCGGTGATCTGCCAGAGCTCATCTATGTCAGTCCGGAAGACACTGTGCGCGACGCAGCGCTGACTATGCGCAAGTACGGGGTGTCCCAGATCGCAGTGGCCAAGGGCGAGATGCCGCTGTCGGCCGCCGAAGTGATTGGTTCGGTATCCGAACTCTGGCTGATGACCCAGAGTTACCAGTCCGACGAGATTCTGGACAAGCCGGTTGAGGACGTCATGCAGACCGCCCTACCAACCATCGGGGCCGGTGAGCCAATCGACAGGGCCGCCGAACTGCTTGAGCATGCCCCGGCGCTGCTGGTCCTCGAGGGTGGGAGACCCAGAACGATCGTGTCGCGAACCGACCTCCTGGGCTTCTTGTCCCCCCACGACGAGAGGACCTGA
- a CDS encoding dimethylsulfonioproprionate lyase family protein → MSRDPVGALRRDLVVALVGFYNGHPDAERFPMLAEVGGHLTDALEGGGLASPDPVRLPVAHLLDEVDPRSDVLGVESVLRAFAAAAPILRWVQTPAYRATLSQHYLDNYGYVRVIGRGGLVESSLVSAGLGIWGAGLHYPRHEHPAEETYHVLHGAARFQRGDGPFETKRVGESVHHQPWERHAQRFGDETCVLLWAWTGDVTVDARLIPDED, encoded by the coding sequence TTGTCTCGAGACCCGGTCGGTGCCCTGCGCCGAGACCTAGTGGTCGCCCTAGTCGGCTTCTACAACGGCCATCCGGATGCCGAGCGCTTTCCGATGTTGGCTGAGGTAGGCGGGCACCTCACCGATGCCCTGGAGGGCGGAGGCCTGGCTAGTCCCGACCCGGTCCGGCTTCCAGTGGCGCATCTGCTCGACGAGGTTGACCCTCGGAGCGACGTGCTAGGTGTCGAGTCGGTGCTACGGGCCTTTGCCGCGGCGGCGCCGATCCTGCGCTGGGTCCAGACACCTGCGTACCGGGCGACCCTCTCGCAGCACTACCTCGACAACTACGGCTATGTGCGGGTCATCGGCCGCGGCGGCCTGGTGGAGTCGTCACTGGTGAGCGCTGGCCTCGGCATCTGGGGTGCCGGACTGCACTACCCCCGCCACGAGCATCCGGCCGAGGAGACGTACCACGTGCTCCACGGGGCGGCGAGATTCCAACGAGGAGACGGCCCGTTCGAGACCAAGAGGGTGGGGGAGTCGGTTCACCACCAGCCCTGGGAACGTCACGCTCAGAGGTTTGGCGACGAGACGTGTGTGCTGCTCTGGGCGTGGACGGGCGATGTGACCGTTGACGCCCGCCTCATTCCCGACGAGGACTGA
- a CDS encoding amidohydrolase translates to MSETKAGGGTSRTTIFPGRIVHTLDPARPIASAVAVRDSRFLAVGDTDQLVATYGGTIDDTLADKVLLPGFVEAHSHRDTGGIWQFTYVGYEARRGPNGRLWPGCTTFDAVIERLREAERLLEDPDEPLLGWGLDPIFWPGDRLDRRHLDAVSTTRRIFVCHSNMHLATVNSALMEAEAINPDTAAAGVPKDGSGWPTGELQEFPAMALAGPAFRSFFGRQRSDDSVRLFGNAARNVGVTTLTDLGTSNLLDEAIVRQWTSLADDSFPLRVAMFHGALANAPDGDEACAAAMVDLKDRSTDRIRFGNVKLLLDGSIQGGTARLRWPGYHHGGPNGIWLIAPDQFAERLAPYHRAGLQVHTHANGDEAVDVLLDGLEQVQLAHPRPDHRHTVQHCQLTTPGQYRRMRALGMCANVFANHTWFWGDQHRDITVGPDRAARMNAARTALDLGVPLSIHSDSPVSPLGSLHVAWAAVNRLTPSGQVLGVDERITVAEALHAITMGAAWQLRMEDEIGSITPQKFADCAVLEADPFEVDPGELRDVPVWGTMSGGVLHEGSPQTA, encoded by the coding sequence ATGTCCGAGACCAAAGCGGGAGGAGGCACCTCGCGCACCACGATCTTTCCGGGCCGAATCGTTCACACACTCGACCCGGCCCGTCCCATCGCCTCGGCGGTCGCCGTACGTGACAGCCGATTCCTAGCCGTGGGCGACACGGACCAACTGGTGGCCACCTACGGAGGCACCATCGATGACACCCTGGCCGACAAGGTCCTCCTCCCCGGCTTCGTGGAGGCCCACAGCCACCGTGACACCGGCGGCATCTGGCAGTTCACCTACGTGGGCTACGAGGCTCGACGGGGACCAAACGGCCGCCTCTGGCCCGGTTGCACCACCTTCGATGCCGTGATCGAGCGCCTCCGCGAAGCCGAACGCCTGCTCGAAGATCCCGACGAACCCCTTCTGGGCTGGGGCCTCGACCCCATCTTCTGGCCCGGTGACCGGCTTGACCGTCGTCACCTCGACGCCGTGTCGACTACCCGTCGGATCTTCGTGTGCCACTCCAACATGCACCTCGCCACCGTGAACTCGGCGCTCATGGAAGCCGAGGCCATCAACCCCGACACCGCAGCCGCTGGAGTGCCCAAGGACGGCTCAGGTTGGCCGACCGGTGAACTCCAAGAGTTCCCGGCCATGGCACTGGCCGGTCCGGCCTTCCGCTCGTTCTTCGGACGGCAACGTTCCGACGACTCGGTCCGCCTCTTCGGGAACGCCGCCCGCAACGTAGGGGTCACCACCCTCACCGACCTCGGCACCTCCAACCTGCTCGACGAGGCAATCGTCCGCCAGTGGACCAGCCTGGCCGACGACTCCTTCCCGCTGCGAGTCGCTATGTTCCACGGCGCCCTCGCCAATGCCCCCGACGGCGACGAGGCCTGCGCAGCGGCCATGGTCGACCTGAAAGACAGGTCCACTGATCGCATCCGGTTCGGCAATGTGAAGTTGCTGCTCGACGGCTCCATCCAGGGCGGTACCGCCCGCCTCAGGTGGCCCGGCTACCACCACGGAGGCCCCAACGGCATCTGGCTGATAGCCCCCGATCAGTTCGCCGAACGCCTGGCGCCGTACCACCGAGCGGGACTCCAGGTCCACACTCACGCCAATGGCGATGAGGCAGTCGACGTACTCCTCGACGGCCTCGAGCAGGTTCAGCTCGCCCATCCGAGGCCCGACCACCGTCACACCGTCCAGCACTGCCAGCTCACCACCCCCGGCCAGTACCGCCGGATGCGGGCACTGGGCATGTGCGCCAACGTGTTCGCCAACCACACGTGGTTCTGGGGTGACCAGCATCGCGACATCACCGTCGGTCCCGACCGTGCGGCCCGCATGAACGCCGCCCGCACGGCCCTTGACCTTGGCGTGCCGTTGTCCATCCACTCTGACTCGCCGGTTTCTCCTCTCGGGTCCCTGCACGTGGCGTGGGCGGCCGTCAACCGACTCACCCCTTCAGGGCAGGTGCTGGGCGTCGACGAACGGATCACCGTGGCCGAAGCCCTACACGCCATCACCATGGGTGCCGCCTGGCAACTCCGAATGGAAGACGAGATCGGATCCATCACCCCGCAGAAGTTCGCCGACTGTGCGGTGCTCGAGGCCGACCCGTTCGAAGTCGATCCTGGCGAACTGCGAGACGTTCCAGTCTGGGGCACCATGAGCGGTGGCGTGCTCCACGAGGGCTCGCCCCAGACCGCCTAA
- a CDS encoding aconitate hydratase codes for MTVAASTPIQLIQGVYATLDERVATGRRRLGRALTLAEKVLVNHLDDPEASGLERGVSYVDLRPDRVAMQDATAQMAWLQFMTAGLDEVRVPTTTHCDHLIEARDDGKLDLATALDGNREVYDFLASVCARYGAGFWKPGSGIIHQVVLEQYAFPGGMMIGTDSHTPNAGGLGMVAVGVGGADAVDVMTGFPWNVRWPKLIGVKLTGELNGWTAPKDVILKVADILTVKGGTGAIVEYFGSGARSMSATGKATICNMGAEIGATTSMFAYDDAIGRYLKSTGREAVADAANAVAQHLRADDEVEADPGSYFDEVIEIDLSTLSPHINGPHTPDLARPVADLGAEAKREGWPLEVSAGLIGSCTNSSYEDITRAASIARDAVAKGLTAKAPLLITPGSEQVRATIERDGLLADFEALGAQVLANACGPCIGQWDRQDLDDGIPNSIVTSYNRNFPKRNDGYATTHAFVTSPETVIALTIAGRLDFDPANDTLLNEAGDEVRLTVGDGEELPADGFDPGEETFQAPPADGSDIQVEVSPTSDRLQLLTPFAAWDGGDLTDLTVLVKAQGKCTTDHISMAGPWLKYRGHLENISGNVYMGAVNAFTGEVGTGWDVTDGETRTYPEIARRYHEAGVAWAAIGDENMGEGSSREHAAMEPRFRGAKVVIARSFARIHETNLKKQGVLPLTFADPADYDLIGPEDRISVVGVADLAPNVPVAVVVAAPDGTETRISCRHTYSADQIEWFKAGSALNLIRARSVS; via the coding sequence ATGACAGTCGCAGCATCCACCCCCATCCAATTGATCCAGGGCGTCTACGCGACTCTCGACGAGCGGGTAGCCACCGGCCGTCGCCGTCTGGGCCGTGCTCTCACCCTGGCTGAGAAGGTGCTTGTCAACCACCTTGACGATCCGGAGGCCTCCGGCCTCGAGCGCGGCGTCTCCTACGTCGACCTACGACCGGACCGGGTTGCCATGCAGGACGCGACGGCCCAGATGGCCTGGCTGCAGTTCATGACCGCTGGCCTCGATGAGGTCCGGGTCCCCACGACCACCCACTGCGATCACCTCATCGAAGCTCGCGATGACGGCAAGTTGGACCTGGCCACCGCCCTCGACGGCAACCGCGAGGTCTACGACTTCCTGGCTTCGGTCTGCGCCCGCTACGGCGCCGGTTTTTGGAAGCCCGGCTCAGGGATCATTCACCAGGTCGTCCTCGAGCAGTACGCCTTCCCCGGCGGGATGATGATCGGGACCGACAGCCACACCCCCAACGCCGGTGGACTCGGAATGGTTGCGGTTGGCGTAGGTGGCGCAGATGCCGTCGACGTCATGACGGGATTCCCGTGGAACGTGCGTTGGCCCAAGTTGATCGGCGTGAAGTTGACCGGCGAATTGAACGGATGGACAGCCCCGAAAGACGTGATCCTGAAAGTCGCCGACATCCTCACCGTGAAGGGCGGAACCGGTGCCATTGTCGAATACTTCGGATCAGGTGCACGGAGCATGTCGGCCACCGGGAAGGCCACCATCTGCAACATGGGAGCAGAGATCGGCGCCACGACCTCGATGTTCGCCTATGACGACGCCATTGGCCGCTACCTCAAGTCGACGGGTCGTGAGGCCGTGGCCGACGCCGCCAACGCCGTGGCCCAACATCTGCGAGCCGACGACGAGGTTGAGGCCGACCCCGGCTCCTACTTCGACGAGGTCATCGAGATCGACCTGTCAACCCTGTCGCCGCACATCAACGGCCCCCACACCCCCGACTTGGCCCGTCCGGTCGCAGACCTTGGGGCCGAGGCCAAGCGCGAGGGCTGGCCGCTGGAGGTCAGTGCCGGGCTCATCGGTTCGTGCACCAACTCCAGCTACGAGGACATCACACGGGCGGCCAGCATCGCCCGTGACGCCGTAGCCAAGGGCCTGACCGCCAAAGCACCACTACTCATCACCCCTGGCTCCGAGCAGGTCCGGGCCACCATCGAGCGAGACGGCCTGCTGGCCGACTTCGAGGCGCTGGGCGCCCAGGTGCTGGCCAACGCTTGTGGGCCCTGTATCGGCCAGTGGGACCGTCAGGACCTCGACGACGGGATCCCCAACTCCATAGTCACCAGCTACAACCGGAACTTCCCCAAGCGCAACGACGGCTACGCCACGACCCACGCGTTCGTGACCTCCCCTGAGACGGTGATCGCCCTGACCATCGCCGGCCGACTCGACTTCGATCCGGCCAACGACACACTGCTGAACGAGGCCGGCGACGAGGTCCGCCTCACGGTGGGCGACGGCGAGGAACTGCCCGCCGACGGCTTCGACCCGGGGGAAGAGACCTTCCAGGCCCCGCCGGCCGACGGTTCGGACATCCAGGTCGAAGTGTCACCGACGAGTGACCGCCTGCAACTACTGACACCGTTCGCGGCATGGGACGGTGGTGACCTGACCGACCTAACCGTTCTGGTCAAGGCGCAGGGCAAGTGCACCACCGACCACATCTCGATGGCCGGCCCGTGGCTGAAGTACCGGGGCCATCTCGAGAACATCTCGGGCAACGTCTACATGGGAGCCGTCAACGCCTTCACTGGCGAAGTGGGCACCGGCTGGGACGTCACCGATGGTGAAACCCGGACCTATCCGGAGATCGCCCGCCGCTACCACGAGGCCGGCGTGGCCTGGGCGGCCATCGGCGACGAGAACATGGGCGAGGGGTCGTCGCGTGAGCACGCAGCCATGGAGCCCCGCTTCCGTGGCGCCAAGGTGGTCATTGCCCGCTCGTTCGCGCGAATCCACGAAACGAACCTGAAGAAGCAGGGCGTCCTACCGCTGACCTTCGCCGACCCCGCCGACTACGACCTGATTGGGCCCGAGGACCGCATATCGGTGGTCGGGGTGGCTGACCTGGCACCCAACGTACCGGTAGCCGTGGTGGTCGCCGCTCCTGACGGCACCGAGACCCGGATTAGCTGCCGGCACACCTACTCGGCCGACCAGATCGAATGGTTCAAGGCCGGTAGTGCGCTGAACCTCATCCGGGCACGCTCCGTCTCCTGA
- a CDS encoding class I SAM-dependent methyltransferase translates to MDRRRPIGHVQSNRIVWDNWADEYVAAGRRAWGDAQPRWGIYGSPESAVGLVDTFDGGDVIELGCGTAYVSAWLARRGGQPVGLDNSEAQLATAASFQKEFDLRFPLIHGDAERLPFADESFDFAISEYGAAIWCDPYRWLPEAARVLRPGGRLAFLGNSVLMTLCVFDDNEPASDRLQRPQFGMHRFEWPDDPGVEFHISHGDRIRLLRDCGFEVENLIELQPPVEAEETRYPFVQLDWARQWPVEEAWIVRKTG, encoded by the coding sequence ATGGACCGTAGGCGCCCTATCGGCCATGTCCAATCGAACCGGATCGTTTGGGACAACTGGGCTGACGAGTACGTGGCGGCGGGCCGGCGGGCCTGGGGTGATGCTCAGCCCAGATGGGGGATTTACGGCAGCCCAGAGTCTGCGGTTGGATTAGTCGACACCTTCGATGGTGGCGATGTGATCGAGTTGGGGTGCGGAACGGCTTATGTTTCGGCGTGGCTGGCACGACGCGGCGGACAACCGGTCGGGCTCGACAATTCGGAGGCGCAACTAGCGACTGCGGCGAGTTTCCAGAAAGAGTTCGACCTGCGGTTTCCGCTCATTCACGGCGATGCGGAGAGGTTGCCGTTCGCCGACGAGAGCTTCGACTTTGCGATCTCCGAGTACGGAGCGGCCATCTGGTGTGATCCGTACCGGTGGCTCCCCGAGGCGGCGAGAGTGCTGCGCCCCGGAGGCCGCCTGGCGTTTCTAGGAAACTCCGTGTTGATGACACTTTGTGTGTTCGACGACAACGAGCCAGCTAGTGACCGATTGCAGCGCCCGCAATTCGGCATGCACCGGTTTGAGTGGCCAGATGATCCAGGGGTCGAGTTCCACATCTCCCACGGTGACCGCATCCGACTCTTGCGTGATTGCGGGTTCGAAGTCGAAAACCTCATCGAACTTCAACCACCTGTCGAAGCCGAAGAAACTCGCTATCCGTTCGTGCAACTCGACTGGGCAAGGCAATGGCCGGTCGAGGAAGCGTGGATCGTCCGCAAGACGGGCTGA